The sequence GTCCAGCGACAGCGGCATAGTTAGCGTGAACACATCTGGCGTCGTTACCGCCGCCGCTCCAGGAACAGCGACCATCACGGTCACGACAAGGGACGGAGGCTATACTGATACCTGTTCCGTAACAGTTGAGAAGGCTGTCGTCAACGTAACCGGGATCACCCTTGACAAAAGCACGGCCAATCTCGTAAAGGGGCAATCTGAAGATATCACGGCCACAGTGCTGCCCAACGATGCGACGAATAAAAAGGTGAAGTGGAGCTCATCAAATACCAAAGTCGCTACAGTCAGCGGCACGGGCATCGTCGTGGCGACGGGCGCGGGAACTTCCACCATAACGGCGATGACGGAAGATGGAGGCTTTACCGCTGAAGTTAAAGTAACTGTCAGCAAAATCACGCCAAGCATCGACGCTCTGCCTAAGGCCTCTGCGATCACTGAAGGCTCCCTGCTCAGCGCAAGCACCCTAACAGGCGGGCGTGCAATTGACCCGGCAACAGGCGCAACCATAAAAGGAACCTTCGAATGGCAGAATCCGACACTCCTGCCTGAGCTTGCGGACAGCAAAAGCTCGTTCTTTGGAGTGATTTTCCGTCCTGATGACACCGCAAATTATGAAAGCGCGAATGGACTTGTCCAAATCGAAGTAAAAGCCGCGGTCGTGCCAGCTGAAGGCGTAAAGCTCGACAAAAGCGCGTATGACATTTTTGTTGGCAAGACACTTCAGGCCACCGCCACAGTGAGCCCTGCGGATGCAACCAACAAAAAGGTGTTCTGGGGCTCGTCAAACAGCAAAATAGTAACGATAGACGCGAGCGGAAAAATGACAGCCGTTGCGGCAGGCGAGGCCGTGATCACCGCAACTACGGCCGACGGCGATTTCTCGGACAAGGCGGAAGTGCACGTTAAGAAACATCCCACAACGATAACGCTCAAGCCGACCGCTTCCGCGATTTCAGAGGGCGGCGCCCTTAAAGAAAGCGCGCTTTCCGGCGGCACGGCCACGAGCGGCGGCGTACCCGTTCCCGGGATATTCGTATGGAGCAATCCACAGATGATCCCGCTGATTTCAGACAGCCTGAAAACAGAGTATGACGTCGACTTTGTACCTTCAGACAAGAGCACCTACGAAGAAAATTCAACAAAAGTAAAGGTCGAGGTCAAGCAAAAAATTTATCCTGTCAGCGGCATCACCATATCGCAGAGAACGCTCGAGCTCAAGATTGGCGAAACAGGAACCCTCAACGCTGCCGTAGCGCCTGAGAACGCGACCAATAAGGCGGTAACCTGGGCGTCTTCGAATATCAACGCCGCCACAGTCGATGGCAGCGGCAATGTCACGGCCGTGGCGGAAGGCAGCTCTGTCATTTCAGTAACTACTGACGACGGAGGCTTCTCCGACAGCTGCACTGTAACAGTGAGCCCCGCAAACGTACCGGTTTCCGGCATCAATATCGAAAATTCCAAGCTCACCTTGAGGCCCAACGAAAGTATTGCCATAGTTGTTAATGTATTGCCTGACAATGCCACTAACAAAGCCGTTACATGGAAATCCGCAGATGAAAACATCGCGACTGTGGACGCTAACGGCAATGTAACGGCCGTCGCCCAAGGGCAGACGGTAGTTTCAGCAGTAACGGATGAGGGCGGTTTCACAGCTGAATGCATCGTCTCCGTAACAGGCGAAGGAGGAGGTGGCGGCGGCTGCGATACCGGTGCGGGAATCCTTCTGCTTACTTTTACAATCCCATTCATTTATCGCAGGAAAAGATAATATCTGATTCGAGAATTCAAGCCTGAAGAAGCGCCGAGATGGTTTTTCATTCCGTCTCGGCGCTTCTTTCTTATCAGAGCGTCAATATCATTTGAACTATGAAGAGAGATATAAGCACGTCATGAAACACACATACTTGTATGCTAAAATTCTCCGCCCTACCTTTCGCAGAGCCCGCGTATGAACGAGAATATCGCGGAGGCGGCCAAGGCGGCGGTGCGGTGGTCTTCGTCCAGCGGCGGTGAGACTTCCATTATGTCGAGGTAGCGCACTTTGACGCTGCGGCCGGCCAGATAGGCTATCTTGTCCAGCTCCGGCGCCTTGAGGCCGCTCGGGTTGCTCGCGGAGGCCCCCGGCGCCTCTGTGCTGCGCACCGCGTCTATGTCGAGCGACACCGCGGTCTTACGGCCGCCTCTGCCGGCGAGGCTCAGCGCCTGCAGGAAGAATTCCATCACGCGCTCGGATATTTCGCGCAGCGTTATCACGTGCCCGCCCTGTCCTATGACCCAGTTGTAGTAGTAGGGAGAGTTGTACTGCTCTTGTATGCCGAATTCGACGAACGCGCCGCCGCACAGAGCCTGCCGCGGCAGCTGCGTCAGCGCGCGGTAGAATGAGGTGCCGCTGTTGACGCCGTATTCGTCGCTGCGCACGTCCAGATGCGCGTCGACGTTTATCAGCCCGAGGCCGTCGCGGCCTATTTGCGCGCCCTGCACGAGCCCGGCTATGCCCGGGTAGGTGAGGTCGTGTCCGCCGCCCAACACGATCGGCAGCCCGCCGCGCGAGACTATCGCCGCTACGGCTTCGCTCTCCGCCTGATGTACTTCTTCGAGCGAAAGCCCCGCCGTGACGACGTTGCCGGCGTCGATTATCCTCTGGCGGAGGAAGTCGGCGGAAAAGCCGGGGGTAAGCCTGTAGAGGCGGCGCCTGATGTCGTCGGGAGCCGCTGCGGCTCCGGCGCGTCCTTTGTTCGCCGTTATGCCGCGATCCTCCGGCACGCCTATGATCACGACCGTATCTTTTTCCGTTTCATCTATGCCTGCGCGCGGAATCAATTCGCCGAGCCGCCTGTCCTTCGGATCGTTGCGGCTGTAGAACAGCTCCCTTGCGGCGGCCTTTACCCTGTATTTCATAAAAATGCCTCCCAAATCGCGTTGAGCGGAGTTTTTTTATTGCCCACCGCTGGCGCGCAGCGCGTCACTTTTCCGCTTCCGTTTTCTTAAGCTCCTCTATCACGCAGTCGACGAGCCTTCCTATCGACAGGTCGGGAACTCCGGCGATGACGTTGTTGCAGCAGTTGACCGGCACGAGTATCCTTTTCGCGCGGCTCTGGGCCACGGCCGCGGCCATCTTCGGCGTTATCTCGCCGAGCAGCGAGTCTGCGACGACTATCGCGACGGGGCCTATTATCACGTCGGCGTCGCGACAGCATACGACGACGGAATTTTCTCCCGTTGCGGCCCTGTCGGCCCCGGCTTTGAGCATCGCCGCGGCGGCTGTGCTGTTCGTACCGACCGCGGTCAGCGTCGAGTTCGGAAATTTCACGCGCACGGCGGCCGTGATCTGCTTTCCTATTCCTCCGCCCTGACCGTCTATCACTACTATTTTCATCTCATCCCCTCCGTTACGATAAGTATAGCGTAAAAAGAGGGCCCCGCGCAGAAACGAGGTTCCAGAACAGAGAGAAACATAGCGCTGAATCGGTTTCAGCTGCAGCTGAATGAACAAGCCCTCAGCACACAAACGAAGGAGCTAATTCAGTTTGACGCGCTTCAATAGCTCGCCGATAAGCCTATAGGAGCTCAGCTTCATCTTCGGCGGCACGACCGATTCTCGGATGAGTCCGCTTGCCGCTTTTATCTCGCCTGCGGCTTCGCTTGTCCATTCGGCATCAGAAAGGCTTTTCTCGTCAAGCAGAAGCGAAGCCTTTTCGAGCACGATAGGCTTGGGCGCTACGGCCCCTGCAACAGCCATGGCAGGACGTGCGCCGTTCGAAACGCGCAGCGCGAAGTTCACGAGCGGAAAGTCGATCGAGGAGCGAACGCTGTATTTCATAAAAGCGCTTTTTTCGCGTTCAGGCGGGATAGGAACGTGCAGGCGCACGAGCAGCGCGCTGCTCTCGTCGGAGTACAGTCCGTTAGCCGCACAGTGCTCCGCTATCAGGTCGGCGGCGGGCGCTCTTTCGGTGCGGCCGTTTCTTAAAATTTCAGCTTCGGCTTCGTAAAGGACGAACGCGGTCGCAGTGTCGGAGTAGTATATGGCTCGGCAGACCGCTGAGTTTTGAATCTGGATGCAGACACGTCCGCCGGCCTTGAAGCACTTAGGCTGCGTGCTGCGCCATGAAGCGGACTGATTGAAGAATATGCAGCGTCTGTCCTGCATCAGATTTCCGCCGATCGTGCCTACGTTTCTTATCTGAAGCGACGCAGTTTTCTCCGCGCTCTGCGCGAGAGCCGGAAGCGTTTTTACGATATCAGGATTTTCCGCCGCTTCCGTGAGCGTCACGGCGGCGCCAATCGATATTTCATTTTCAGAACATTCTATACCACGAAGCTCCGCAGCCCCCGAAACGTCTATCAGCGTATCCGGATTTTTGAGTCCAAGCTTCATCAGCGGCACTAAATCCGTGCCTCCGGCGATAAAGCGGCCTCTGAGCCCTTTCTCCTCTATATCCGCAAGCGATCTTATTTTTATATACATAGTTTCGCCTCACTCAACGATATTAGGCAATATGAGGAATTCCTCGCAGAGCGGCAGTTTGTTTATCTCGCGGCCGCTCGCGCGTGAAACGGCGTTTACTATCGCCGGCGCCACCGGGACCGTACTGAGCTCTCCTACGCTCTTCGCACCGAACGGGCCCGTCGGTTCATAGCCTTCGGCGATCAGCGCGTGTATGCGCGGCAGGTCGGACGCAAGCGGTATCTTATAGTGCAGCAGGTCGGTTGAAAGCGGCTTTTTTGCGATATTGTTTATCTCTATCTGCTCCGTCATCGTGTAACCTACCCCCTGGGCCGCGCCGCCCTCTATTTGTCCTTCTACGGTCAGCGGGTTTATCGGCGTACCGACGTCAACCGCTTCAATGAGATGAAGCAGTCGTATAGCGTTAATGTTTTTATGGTATTCGGCCTTCACCATGCAGACGGAGAAGGGATTGGGGCACGCATCGGCCTTGTAAACGCCGCGGCCTATGACGACGCCGCCGCGTTGGTGGAACATCACGCGCCGCACCGCCGCGCGAAAATCCAGTTTTTCCCTTCCGACGTAGAAGACTTTGTCGCAGAGTGACACCATATCGTCGGAAATGCTTTCAAGAAGTTTTTTCAGCGTTTCGTAAACGTCGATGCATGCGCGGCGCACAGCCGTACCACATATAAAGGTCTGGCTGCTTCCGAACGTACCCGTATCATACGGCGTGGTCCTTGTGTCGGCAGCGGTTATCGTTACGTCTTCGAGAGGAATCCCGAGCGTCTCCGCGGCAATTTGCGAAAGCATCGTCTCACTGCCCTGCCCTATATCCGCGGAGCCGACGAGCAGCTCGGCACTTCCGTCGCTGTTGATATTCACGGCAGCGGAGCTGAGTCCTTCGCGCGACGATGGCCCAGAACCGTGGCAGGCAAATGAGACTCCCCAAGCCTGTTTTACCTCGCCGTCGTCTGTAATGCCTTCGGCCGCGTCTATCTCTCTGCGCTTTTCGAGGCATAGGCGCGCGCACTCGGCTATCTCGCAGCTCGTGACTGTGAGATCCGAGCCAGGGAAATGCCCGCCGACCGTCACGTGATTTTTCAGCCGCAGTTCGACTGGGTCGACGTTCAATTTAATCGCGAGCCTGTCGATCATAACTTCACGAGCGAACGCAAGCTGCATGTTCCCATATCCCCTGAAGGCCCCGGCGGTGACGTTATCGGTCAGCACGCATTTGCCGTCGAAAAAGTAATTCGGAACGGCGTACTGAAATTTTCTCGCGCCGGCGCAGAGCACCGTCGGGCCGTGCGTAGTGTAAGGCCCTGTGTTCAATTTATAATCGGCGTAGAAAGAGATCATCATTCCGTCCTTCGTCGAGCCGAGACGCACGTCGGCCACGGCGCCGTGTCTTACAACAGTCGAGGTGAGCTCCTCTTCGCGATCGTTGACTATCTTGACAGGACGGCCCAACTTTCTTGACAGAAGCGCCGCTACAGGCTGGGAATGCAGCTGCTGCCGTGCGCCGAAGCCGCCGCCGACCGCCGGCTTGATGACTCTTATTTTATTCTCGGATATTCCGACGAGCTCGCTTAATATCCGCCGCTCCTGAAAAATCGTCTGCGAATTGCTCCATACCGTCAGTTCATTCCTATCGCTGAAGTCACAGACGCAGGCCGTCGGCTCTATCGCCGTGTGCTGCATCGGAGGTATACGAAAACAGCCCTCTATGACAACGTCCGAACGCTCGAAACCGTCGTCGGTGTCTCCCTCTTTGACTTCGCGCTTCCATACCACGTTGTCCACGGAGAGATGTGGCTGAAGCGGCTCCGCGTCCTCTTTGAGCGCGTCGGCTATCGTAAAGAAGGCTTTCTTCGGGGCATATTCGACTATCACTTTTCCACATACCTCGCGACAGGCCTCCGGCGTTTCAGCCGCGACGCACAGTATTCTGTCGCCAGCGCATTTAGGCTCGGTAGTCAATATTTTTTCGTCTTTGAGGAGCAGAGGCGACGGCGGATTGCCGGAGCAGTTATACAAAATATCCGGCACATCATTAGGAAGCAACGCGCCCGCGTAGCCCGGCACGGCTTCGGCCGCCGAAATATCTATCTTCGTCACCGACGCGCGCGCGTAAGGACTTCTTATGATCGCCGCGTAAACCATTCCGGGCAGTTTTATATCGCCTGTATAAACGGCGCAGCCCGTAATTTTTCCCTTAGCCTCGAGACGCACGAGCGGATGATTGACGACGGAAAAAGCTCTGTCATTCATTTTGCACACCGTTCATCCTCTTTGCCGCGAGCTTCACGGCCGCCTCTATCTTCGTATAACCTGTGCAGCGGCACAGGTTACCTGAAAGCGCTTTGCGTATCTCTCCATCCGAGGGCGACGGGTTTTTATCCAGAAGAGCCTTAGCGGAAAGCACCATGCCGGGTATGCAGTAACCACACTGCACGGCACCGGCGTCGTAAAAGGCCTGCTGCACCGGATGCAGCTTCGCGCCGTTGGAAAGCCCTTCTATTGTAACTACCGACCTGCCGTCGGCTTGAACGGATAAAAGAGAGCAGGAATTTATCGGCACGCCGTCGAGCAAAACTGTGCAGGCGCCGCATTCGCCGCTGTCACAACCGCGTTTGCAGCCTTTCAGCCCGGCCCTTTCGCGTATTGTGTCAATTAACGTTTCGCCTTCGGAAACGTTAAACATAGTTTCTTTTCCATTAAGGAATATTTTTATTTTATACTCCACGCCTCTATCCCCCGTGAAAAGATTTCGCTTATAAACAGCGGGCGGGAAGCAACATATCCCGCCCGCTCACGAAAATCTCCTTCGTTATTTTACCGCTTTACGCTCTCTACGAGCGCAGCGCTTTTGACAAATTCGTAGGCCTTTTTGACGTCGGGCGCGAGGGGTCTGTCATTCGTGTAGAGGGGCAGCGCCCTGCGGAAGGCATCGTAAGCCGCGGCGGTGCCTCTGCCGAGAGTGAAGCCGCCCTGACGCTTGCGCAGCTCTATCGCCTGGCACGCGTGGATGAGCTCGATGCCGTAGATGTACTGAAGGTCCTGCACGATCTGGCGCAGATGCTGCACGACGAGCGGCGTGTTGTTCGCGTGATCCTCTATCGAGCCGGAGAGAGAGAGGTAGTCGACCGAACAGGGATTCGAAAGGTGGCGGATCTCCGTGTCGAGCGACGCGAAGCACTTTTGTATCGTACCGAAGCAGTGCGACTCCCCGCCGTCGTGGCTGAGAAAGCGCGAAAGGTGCGTCAGCTCTGGGTTGGCGAGCCGCAGCATCCTGTAGCAGGACATGCGCGAGACGTGGCTCAGCACGATCGCAAGCATCTCCATAGCCGTCGCCAGCGTCGTCGTTTCAAAGTTCGAATTCGAGATTATCCTTTTTTCCTTCAACAGCAGGCAGGGGTTGTCGTCGGTGCTGTTCATCTGGATGAAAAGATATTTCTCAGCGTATTCGAGCGCGTCGCGCAGCGAGCCGTTGACGTAGGCCGCGCCCCTGAAGCAGAGCGGGTCCTGCACCGGCTTGCCGGGGTAGGCCTCGTATATGTCGCTGCCTTCGAGGTATCCGCGCATATTTTCGGCGCACTTCGCTTGCCCCGCCAGCCCGCGCGCCGCCATGACCTCCGCTTCGAGCGGCGAGGTGTTGCCGTTCAGCCCTTCGAGCGACAGCGAAGAGATTATATCTCCCATATCGGCGAGCTCGGCGAGCTCCTTGAAGACGAGCGCGGCCTCCCCCGCGGAAAAAGAGCTCGAACTGACGACTGCGAGGCCGTCCTTGGGGCCGAGCACTACGGGCTCCAGCCCGGCAAGCTTGTGCGCTTCGGCCGAGCTCATCCTGCGCCCCTTATAGTTGACTTCGCCTTCGCCTATCATCGCAAGCCCGATATGGGCGAGCTGCGTCAAATCCGCTTCGCCGACCGAGCCCTTCTCCGGGACGACCGGATGCACGCCGGCGTTCAGCAGCTCCGCGTAGCGGCGCGCGACTGCGGGCTGCACTCCGGTGTAGCCGAGCAGCAGGCAGTTCAGCCTCACCGCCATCACGGCGCGCACCTCGGCCTCGGAGGCCTCCGCCCCGACACCGAACGTATGGCAGTATATCAGCTTGCGGTTGAACTCCTCAAAAAATTCTTTCGCGATTTTATGATCTTTGTTCCAGCCGACTCCGGTGTTGAAGCCGTAGACCGGGACGTCGGCGTCTACCAGCTCGTAGACAAGTTTTCTTGAGGCCTCGAGCGTAGCGTCCGCTTCGGGGCTGATCTCGACCTCCGCGCCTTTGACGGCTATATCCCATACCTTATCGACAGTCAAGTCATTTCCAGTCAATATGACCTTCATTTCTGCACATCCTCCGCCGGTTCCTCCTGAAACTTATCCATAAAGAACACTTTGACGAACGCAACGGCCTGCACCGCGAAGATGAAGAGCACGACGAAGCCCGCCGCGGCGGCTAAGGCCTTGACGCCGTCTACTCCCTGCGCTCCGCCGCCGAAGGCCGCCATTATTATCGCGACTATGCCTACGGAGATTCCCCAGACGGCTTTCATCTTCGCCGGCGGCTCAGTGCCGATCGGGACGTCGCGCACGCACATCGAGCCGATGTTGGTCAGAGTGGCGTCAGCGCATGTGATGAAGGATGCCAGGATAACGAGGATGTTGACGGGGAGCACCACGTAGCCGAGGCCGAACGGAAGGTGCTTGAGGAATTCCCAGAGCGCCATGACCGCTCCGCCGCTGTTGATCGCGCCGACGAGATCGGCCGTGCCGGCGGCCTGCATATGCATCGCGCTCGCGCCCCAGATAGCGAACCAAAGGATTCCGAATACCGACGGAAGTATCCAGTTGACGATCATATATTCGCGCACCGTCCTGCCGTAGGAGAGAAGGGCGAGGAATATCCCGGTGACGGGCGCGTAGCCGACCCAGAAGGCCCAGTCGAAGAGTGTCCACGAACGGGTCAGCGCCGCCCCTCCGATGTCGATCGGGTCGAGCCCCCAGAGCCAGAAGTTGTGCATCCAAGTCGCGAGCCCGGCGGTGCCGATTCTGAGTATGTAAAGGGTAGGGCCGCATATCAGCAGCAGTACCATCAGCCCGTAATAGAACCAGGCGTTGAGGCTGCCTACGATTTTAAGCCCCTTGTCGAGCCCGACGTAGGTCGAGAAGGTGAAGGCGAAGATGATCGCGACTCCGATGCCGATGAAAAGCGGCAGGCTTTCGGCGATTCCGTAGCCGCTCTTGAGCCCCGTAACCGTCAGCGTGATGCACATCGTAAGCCCCGTGGCGAGCCCTATCGTGAGCGCGAGCATCGAAAGTGTGTCGATGACGGCGGAGGCTGCTTTGCTCGTGATCCTTTCGCCGAAGAGGGGCTTGAGCGTCGCGGTGACGGTGAGCGCCCCTCTCTTGTGATAGTAGATGTAGGCGACGAGCAGGCCGCACATCGCGTATATCGCGTAGGGGACGAAGGTCCAGTTGTAATAGGTGCGGGCCATCGCGAAGATGGCGGCGTTCGTAGTTCCCGGCGTGATGCCGAGCGTGTCGAGCTCTCCCCAGACGTTGCCGAAGTAGATGACCGGCTCGTTGACGCCCCAGGTGACGATTCCCGTCGCGATGCCGCCGGTCAGCGCCATCGCGAACCACGTCCAGAAACTGTACTTGGGCTTGGCGTCCTTTCCGCCTATCCTCATACCGCCGATCTTTGAAAAACAGGTTACCACCGCGACGAGCACGAAGCTCGCCATGATGGATATCTGATAAAGCCACCCGAAGCTGTCGAGCGACCAGAAGAAAAATGCGTTACTCGCCTTCGTCAGCATATCCTTGTTCACGATGCCGACGATCGCGGCAACGGCCACCACGATATAGGCTGGAATGAAGACTTCCCAGCGTATATCCCTTTTCGGTTTCGACGCGTTGTCTTTGGTATCCATGAAAACTTCCTCCTTTGTGTGATAAGGGCTGTCCCTTTTACTGCCTTTTCGCCGCCGCCGCTATCTTCGCCGGCGTGAGTGGGAGCTCGGTTAGCGACGTCCCGAGCGCACGGTTTACCGCGTTGACGACCGCCGCCGCTACCGGGACCGTGCATATCTCGCCGATGCTTTTCGCGCCGTAGGGGCCTCCCGGTTCTTCGTCTTCTATCAGCATCACCTCCACTTCGGGCATGTCAGGCGCGTTTACCATGTGATATTTATCAAAGTTATTCGCTTTAGGCATGCCGTCGACGCCATAGTCGAGCTCCTCGCAGAGCGCCATGCCTATGCCCATTTGCACTCCTCCGTATATCTGCCCTTCGACGAAATTGCGGTTTATGCTCTGGCCGACGTCGTGCACCGCAAGATAGCGCCCGACCTTTACGAGCCCCGTCAGCTTGTCCGCCGTGATCTGCGCGAAGTGGACGCCGAAGGAGGCAGGGTTGTTCTCGGGCGCGTGCTCGTAGCTTGCCTCTATCGAGCAGCGCGTCTTACTCATGATCTCGCGCACCGCCTCGCCGAGTTCTATCTTTTTATCCCCGGCGATGAGGCGGCCGCCGCGAAGCTCGGCAGGGACGTCGTACAGCTCCGAGGCCTTAGCGCAGAGCAGCTTGACCGCCTCTTCCGAGACGAGGCGCGCGCATTCGCCGCAGACGTATATCACGCGGCTCGCCTGGCAGCCGACGTCGTAAGAGCTGAAAGTCGTATCCCCCTCGGTGACAGTGACGCGCGAAACGTCTATCCCCGTGACCTCGGCTACGATCTGGGCCAGCGCGGTAATGCTCCCGCTGCCGAGCTCGTGGATGGCGGTGCGCAGTATCGCGGAGCCGTCTTCGAGTATGCGCAGCGACATACGCGTCACGTCGTGATATGCCGTCTTGTAGTAGCCGTTGCCGTGCGTGCAACAGGCAAAGCCGGCGGCGGTGACGAAGCGTCCGTCCGCGCTCATTACCGGTTCGCGGCGTTCGCACCAGCCGAAGCGCTCCGCCCCCTCCCGGAGGCACTCGATCACGCGCGCGCGGCCGATATCCGACGCGCCGCCCAGGTCTTTGTCTCCGTCGTGGACGAGATTGTCGAGGCGGAAGCGCAGGGGGTCGAGGCCGAGCCTGCGGCACATGAGGTCCGTGTGTATCTCCGTTATCGTGTGTATCTGCGGCGAACCGTAGCCGCGGCACGCTCCGGCCGGAGTCGTGGAGGTGCGCACCACGCGCCCCTCGTAGCTCAACGCCGGCACCCTGTAGAGGCGCGAAGCCTTCTTGCCCATCACCATCATGACTTTTTTCGTCCCCGTAAGATAGGCGCCGGCGTCCATGAGTA is a genomic window of Synergistes jonesii containing:
- a CDS encoding HAL/PAL/TAL family ammonia-lyase → MKVILTGNDLTVDKVWDIAVKGAEVEISPEADATLEASRKLVYELVDADVPVYGFNTGVGWNKDHKIAKEFFEEFNRKLIYCHTFGVGAEASEAEVRAVMAVRLNCLLLGYTGVQPAVARRYAELLNAGVHPVVPEKGSVGEADLTQLAHIGLAMIGEGEVNYKGRRMSSAEAHKLAGLEPVVLGPKDGLAVVSSSSFSAGEAALVFKELAELADMGDIISSLSLEGLNGNTSPLEAEVMAARGLAGQAKCAENMRGYLEGSDIYEAYPGKPVQDPLCFRGAAYVNGSLRDALEYAEKYLFIQMNSTDDNPCLLLKEKRIISNSNFETTTLATAMEMLAIVLSHVSRMSCYRMLRLANPELTHLSRFLSHDGGESHCFGTIQKCFASLDTEIRHLSNPCSVDYLSLSGSIEDHANNTPLVVQHLRQIVQDLQYIYGIELIHACQAIELRKRQGGFTLGRGTAAAYDAFRRALPLYTNDRPLAPDVKKAYEFVKSAALVESVKR
- a CDS encoding DUF3842 family protein, producing the protein MKIVVIDGQGGGIGKQITAAVRVKFPNSTLTAVGTNSTAAAAMLKAGADRAATGENSVVVCCRDADVIIGPVAIVVADSLLGEITPKMAAAVAQSRAKRILVPVNCCNNVIAGVPDLSIGRLVDCVIEELKKTEAEK
- a CDS encoding xanthine dehydrogenase family protein molybdopterin-binding subunit; this encodes MNDRAFSVVNHPLVRLEAKGKITGCAVYTGDIKLPGMVYAAIIRSPYARASVTKIDISAAEAVPGYAGALLPNDVPDILYNCSGNPPSPLLLKDEKILTTEPKCAGDRILCVAAETPEACREVCGKVIVEYAPKKAFFTIADALKEDAEPLQPHLSVDNVVWKREVKEGDTDDGFERSDVVIEGCFRIPPMQHTAIEPTACVCDFSDRNELTVWSNSQTIFQERRILSELVGISENKIRVIKPAVGGGFGARQQLHSQPVAALLSRKLGRPVKIVNDREEELTSTVVRHGAVADVRLGSTKDGMMISFYADYKLNTGPYTTHGPTVLCAGARKFQYAVPNYFFDGKCVLTDNVTAGAFRGYGNMQLAFAREVMIDRLAIKLNVDPVELRLKNHVTVGGHFPGSDLTVTSCEIAECARLCLEKRREIDAAEGITDDGEVKQAWGVSFACHGSGPSSREGLSSAAVNINSDGSAELLVGSADIGQGSETMLSQIAAETLGIPLEDVTITAADTRTTPYDTGTFGSSQTFICGTAVRRACIDVYETLKKLLESISDDMVSLCDKVFYVGREKLDFRAAVRRVMFHQRGGVVIGRGVYKADACPNPFSVCMVKAEYHKNINAIRLLHLIEAVDVGTPINPLTVEGQIEGGAAQGVGYTMTEQIEINNIAKKPLSTDLLHYKIPLASDLPRIHALIAEGYEPTGPFGAKSVGELSTVPVAPAIVNAVSRASGREINKLPLCEEFLILPNIVE
- a CDS encoding Ig-like domain-containing protein, which gives rise to MRKLSAFLLIALAAVTVLLSAAAQSAYAAPGGTTVPGVGYVDEEEIPDGTTTDSKLADDLRAPIEPIITPESSSLTSQSSGINMINPPDGATNVPAGPITIRWSGGNGTYRYSFTGSSEYGQSSSSGSISIVGANPSPSIEENLAPGTTYKLTIQSGISYGIFHFTTVDPIKVSGISMTEKELTITEGEKSYLGYTISPSDAYNTKVTWKSSNTGVARVDSRGEVTAVAPGNAVITATTRDGGYTDTCSVTVQKAVVKVSGISLTTNQLNMTEGEKGKLSYNITPSNATDETVNWKSSNSGVAAVDSSGNVTAVAPGTATITVTTKDGGYSANATVTVKEKTVKVTGISLTTNQLNMTEGEKGKLSYNITPSNATDETVNWKSSNSGVAAVDSSGNVTAVAPGTATITVTTKDGGYSANATVTVKEKTVKVTGISLTTKQLNMTEGEKGKLSYNITPSNATDKTVNWKSSNSGVAAVDSSGNVTAVAPGTATITVTTVDGGHTDVCSVTVEKAVVAVSGISLAEKELNIVEGENSELRYTITPSDATDRSVSWKSSDSGIVSVNTSGVVTAAAPGTATITVTTRDGGYTDTCSVTVEKAVVNVTGITLDKSTANLVKGQSEDITATVLPNDATNKKVKWSSSNTKVATVSGTGIVVATGAGTSTITAMTEDGGFTAEVKVTVSKITPSIDALPKASAITEGSLLSASTLTGGRAIDPATGATIKGTFEWQNPTLLPELADSKSSFFGVIFRPDDTANYESANGLVQIEVKAAVVPAEGVKLDKSAYDIFVGKTLQATATVSPADATNKKVFWGSSNSKIVTIDASGKMTAVAAGEAVITATTADGDFSDKAEVHVKKHPTTITLKPTASAISEGGALKESALSGGTATSGGVPVPGIFVWSNPQMIPLISDSLKTEYDVDFVPSDKSTYEENSTKVKVEVKQKIYPVSGITISQRTLELKIGETGTLNAAVAPENATNKAVTWASSNINAATVDGSGNVTAVAEGSSVISVTTDDGGFSDSCTVTVSPANVPVSGINIENSKLTLRPNESIAIVVNVLPDNATNKAVTWKSADENIATVDANGNVTAVAQGQTVVSAVTDEGGFTAECIVSVTGEGGGGGGCDTGAGILLLTFTIPFIYRRKR
- a CDS encoding FAD binding domain-containing protein; translation: MYIKIRSLADIEEKGLRGRFIAGGTDLVPLMKLGLKNPDTLIDVSGAAELRGIECSENEISIGAAVTLTEAAENPDIVKTLPALAQSAEKTASLQIRNVGTIGGNLMQDRRCIFFNQSASWRSTQPKCFKAGGRVCIQIQNSAVCRAIYYSDTATAFVLYEAEAEILRNGRTERAPAADLIAEHCAANGLYSDESSALLVRLHVPIPPEREKSAFMKYSVRSSIDFPLVNFALRVSNGARPAMAVAGAVAPKPIVLEKASLLLDEKSLSDAEWTSEAAGEIKAASGLIRESVVPPKMKLSSYRLIGELLKRVKLN
- a CDS encoding formimidoylglutamase produces the protein MKYRVKAAARELFYSRNDPKDRRLGELIPRAGIDETEKDTVVIIGVPEDRGITANKGRAGAAAAPDDIRRRLYRLTPGFSADFLRQRIIDAGNVVTAGLSLEEVHQAESEAVAAIVSRGGLPIVLGGGHDLTYPGIAGLVQGAQIGRDGLGLINVDAHLDVRSDEYGVNSGTSFYRALTQLPRQALCGGAFVEFGIQEQYNSPYYYNWVIGQGGHVITLREISERVMEFFLQALSLAGRGGRKTAVSLDIDAVRSTEAPGASASNPSGLKAPELDKIAYLAGRSVKVRYLDIMEVSPPLDEDHRTAALAASAIFSFIRGLCER
- a CDS encoding (2Fe-2S)-binding protein — encoded protein: MEYKIKIFLNGKETMFNVSEGETLIDTIRERAGLKGCKRGCDSGECGACTVLLDGVPINSCSLLSVQADGRSVVTIEGLSNGAKLHPVQQAFYDAGAVQCGYCIPGMVLSAKALLDKNPSPSDGEIRKALSGNLCRCTGYTKIEAAVKLAAKRMNGVQNE